The genomic window ataaagggggggtataagtgggggagttacatctaccctttttctttctacctgCATGAGCGGAGGCACACCCCAAAAATGATTGAATAGGTGCTGACTAATGGAAAGTTGTctgtgtttaaaaaaaagaaagaaagaaagttgcACACTGCATATGCTCCCAACAATTGAATGGGTATATATACTTTCTTTTTACATGGTTCTGGGGGACCTTGAACTTAAAGTAAAACACCCACTCTACACATCACACAAACTGCCATTACACACTGTGGtcagaggagggagacagagcacCACTACTGTCCACCTTGAGAAGGTTTCAAGGATATAAAGGCAGCAATTCTACTCTTAAGCTTCATTTACCTTCTCCTGGGACTGCCATCCACTGATGGGGGACATAAACCTCTTTGTAAGCGGGTCAAAGTAGGCCTTATTTAAGATATAGTTGTTACATTGTGTGGTTTATGATTTTAAAATTCTCAAAAATgatatacagtaggcctacatttggAAACTGTTGACTTCATTTATCTGTGTGTGCAGGAGCATGTTGGTGTATTTGCATAAAATATTTAAGCTTTGCATAGCTATCCTGCCTCATTGCTCCACATACTTTTAAAACCCCAGTGTTGATCAGTGACTGTTCACTCGTTTCAgaggcacagacacacagcacaaGGATGACTTCACTGATTATAATGCTGGGGACACTGGGGCTCCTTGTTCAGGGTGAGAGACACTTTGACCAACTTTTATTTTAGATGTGTTTGGCTTCAGATTTAAACTGAATTTGTGAATATATAAAAACAAATCATCTGGTGTTGCCTGATATGTTTCATGATAGGATTTGGAAGATTAGCAATATCTATTTGTTGTGATAACCTTATTAATCAGCCTTTCTTCACTTTTGTTAAATTTTTCAGAATCATCAGGAGATATAATTCTGACCCAGTCTCCTAAATCTCAGTCTGTTCACCCAGGAGAGACTGTCTCTATCAGCTGTACAGCCAGTTCAAGTACTGGTAATAATCTCCACTGGTACCTGCAGAAACCTGGAGAAGCTCCTAAACTCCTGGTTTATGCTGCTACAACCCGTCAGTCTGGGATTCCAGGTCGTTTTACTGGGAGTGGATCTGGTCGTTCTTATACTCATTacactctgaccatcagtggagtccaggctgaagatgcaggagattactactgtcagcAGAGTAACAGCTATCCGTTCACACAGTGTTAGAGCgccgtacaaaaacctccctcagcTAAAGAGGAACTGCTCTGACTCAACAGCTGCAGAGCTACATAGTCTCCCGTATTCTAAAGTATTCTAAACACCAATTCATCAAAATATGACACTACAATGCGATAATGTAATTGGTTAGGCTTATCTATAGACTATTATACTGTACATATCTCAATATATTCAGCAAAAATGGAAATCTTTGTAAACACACTGGGACCACTAAGGATACAGAGCTGTAGAAAATGCTTTTGAATTTTGAACAAAAGTCAGAATAGTTGTAGATTTTTTTTAACGCTTGGATTTATTCTCATATTGTAAGAAGCACGTATTTCATTACACAATAGCATGAATGTTGACCCTGTCCAAACCCAGCTTCCCAACTATTCATGCCCTACTCAACTTCTATAACCCTCCAACTCTGAGAGTGAATACAGTCCATTCAAGAAGTACTACTTTGATATCATTATGATACAATATATCCGTCACAAATAAATGTAGTTTACATAGCCATATAAAGACCTAAGTGTGAAGTCCCCAATTTGAACATAAAGCAAAGTCTAGTTCCCCTGCCCTGGCAGGCCTAGTCAGCCACACACAGCTGCCCCAGTCCCAGAGGGTTTGAGGCTGGGAGATTGTGAGTTGTGGTATGGTGGAAACTAATATTTGGATGGGCAGGGGGACCGCCACACTCCCAGAATAGAGCAGCACTGTGGCCAGATGTTCACCTGTCCCCAGAGAGTTTAGAACACATGGCTTCAGTATTAGTATCACTGTAggtatcttttgactggtactcaaTTTGGCCTAATAAGCCAAACATTAATTGAGAGAGGTTCATTGACTGAAATGTATCAgtaatttaatatgccatttagcagatgcttttatccaaagcgacttacagtcatgcgtgcatacatttttgtgtaggggtggtcccggggatcgaacccactaccttggcgttacaagcgccgtgctctaccagctgagctacagaggaccacattgtttTTTCCATGGCAGAGAGCTCTCCATTCCCTATGAAGACTAAACAAATCATAAAGATCTCAATGTCAAATTGTAAAACTCATTAAATAATGATATCCAGGCAAACAATTGAAAAGATTGACCGTCTTTATTATCTCAACATGTCAGAACCAACAGCATTACAGCAATAAGGAACAGAACACGTGATATGAAAGCCAAGCAGATCTATTTGACATCAGAATCAGACACATATTCTGTTGTTTGTTCCACTATGCTAAAAGCTCCAGCTGGAGGAAGGATTCCCACACAGGGTCCAGCCCAGCACAAGAGTGCTAGTATTGCTGGAACAGTAAGAAGGAGAGGTGCAGAGTAAAAACAGCGGAGTCAGAGGGCGGAGGTCATTAATCAGAACACtggtctctcctcagtgtctcAGAGAGTGGAGACTGGGAGCCCTGGGTGGCCTCACAGGTCACAGAGCCCACCTTCCTCCACTGGTCGACAGGAAGGGTCAGGGTGCTGCTCCAGCTGTAGTGGCCTTCCTTCTACAGGACCCCAGGGCTCCCAGTCACCTCCCAGGTGTTGCTTCTGCTACCGTCCACCTTCCAGATCAGCATCCAGTCTGAGGGGAAGCCCTTGTTGGCCAGGCACATGAGAGTGGCCTTCGTCTGCTGCAGCGTCACACTGGAGGGAAGAAGGACTGTCAGGGTGGGACGAACGTCACCTAGAAGACAGGTGGGATGTTAGGGAGCGGGGAGCTATCAATCGATCACCAGACTGATACGACAATAATGATGGAGCAGTTTAACATTTTAGCTGTAAATGAAGGTTTTTTCCATCAGTAAGTTTCTATTCCTCAAACAGACAGTTAGTTTATCATTCTTTCTGTCACTCTTTCACTTCCCTTTGAGTAGCTACTGAAGCATATTATAACTACATGAGATTACTGAAAATACATTAAACTATCTTCAAAATTTAACTATTTAAAATTGTAAATATTTCAGCATACTTCTCCCTCATTGTAATGGAATAAACTCTTAGAAATCAAACTGCATttcattattatttattattattttaaagaaCATTCCACAGAATGTACAACCTATTCTTAAATTATGAATTCATTTCAAATCTGTTGAAAATAAGCCTATGCTTAGGAAGTAAATTCCAGTTGACTGTAACCATCTACAAATAACATACACTAAAACAAAAGTTTTAATTTGTTGAAAGAAAATGAATACAACTATACTGTAATTTACGAGACATTCTATCAAGTTGAAACCAAATGTACATTCATATgaacagcaggacagcaggactTCGCACGATAACAACACTTTTCAATAGATATCAAATAGCAAATAAAATAGCAAATGAGATCAAATAAGATAGCAAAAAATAAATAGCAAGTAGATAGCAAAACTAAGCAATACTTTGCAGCTGAATGCTGAAGGAGTAAGTTTAAGCTTTGTGAATATAATTTTCTTACAATgagtatatctatatctataagACACATGAAAATAAAATGAATAGAGATATGATTTATGAGACAGGGTCTCTTAACCAAAAATAATAGCTTAACATTTGAGGTCTAACCAAAAGGTATATTCAGCTTTTCAGAAAATGTTGACTCTTATTAAGAGAATAACAATTTTACCAAAAACATAATCATGCATAGTATTTATTTCATTTTAATTTTAGTTTCTTCTCTCACAAGATCATTAATGCATCTACATGCAAGGTCAGAacattttctttaatgagtcatTAGAGGTAGGTAAACGTACTTCCAACATCCAGTCTAGTGCCTCCACCAAAAGTGTACCACAGTGATACAATCTCATTTAGCGGCCGTACAAAAACCTctgacactatagagacactgcTTTCGCTCTTTATAAAGCTATATTTAGCTAAATCACTCTGATTTCAACAATAACCCTGTTCCAAATGAATACACGCTGTATAAGCACCTTGTTTGATATATTATAAGTTGAATCAGCATTTTAATTTAACTCAAGTTACTTCTAAGACAAATAAATGCAGCACAAATTCTACAAAAATAAACATACTTTCTATTTAAGGGAGTTGTACTACTGTTAAGAAAATGAATTGGGATTTTGATATCAGATGTCAAGCTCTAGAATTGAATACTTACTGCCAACAGTTTGGTCCCTCCACCAAAAGTCCACCACAGTGATAAAGTCTGATTGACTGGCTGTACAAAAAcctccagacagacacagaggggatTGGTAAGAGAGACATGGAACTGCTCACTGAATGCTGCTTTGTAACTGATGCCCCCACCTAGTACACTCTGGATGTCCAGTAGATTGGACACATTCACATTCCCCATTGAACTTTCAACAGTATGACAACTGCTGTGAACTATGTTGATatgaagtgccttcagaaagtattcacaccccttgactttttccacattttgttgtttaacagcctgaatttaaaattgattaaattgagattttgtgtcactggcctgcacacaataGCCAATATtgtcaaagtgtaattatgtttttagaaatgtttacaaattaattaaaaatgaaaagctgaaatggcttgagtcaataagtatttaacccctttgttatagaaagcctaaataatttcaggagtaaaaatgtgctaaacaagtcacataagttccatggactcactctgtgtgcactAATAGTTGTTTACCatggatttttgaatgactacttcctctctgtacaccacacatacaattatatgtaaggtccctcagtagagcagtgcatttcaaacacagattcaaccacaaagaccagggaggttttccaatgcctattGGTAGATCGGTAAAAAAAAGaagcattgaatatccctttgagcatggtgaagttattaattacactttggatggtgttttAAATACAAAcattcactacaaagatacaggtgtccttctaactcagttgccggagaggaaggaaaccgctcagggatttcaccatgaggccaatggtgactttaaaacggttacagagtttaatggctgtgataggagaaaactgaggatggatcaaccacattgtatttactccacaatactaacctaattgacagagtgaaaagaaggctGCCTGTACttaatattctaaaacatgcattctgtttgcaacaaggtactaaagtaatactTCAAAAATGTTGGCAAAGCAATCAACTTTTTATCCTgattacaaagtgttatgtttgggtcaaatccaatacaacacattacggagtaccactctccatattttcaagtatagtttgtggctgcatcatgttatgggcatgcttgtaatcattaaggactggggagtttttcagtgAAGAAAagtcaaaatcctagaggaaaacctgttcagtctgttttccatcAGACCctaggagatgaattcacctttcagcaggccaataacctaaaacacaaggccaaatctacactggagttacctaccaagaagacagtgaatgttcctgagtggccgagttacagttttgacttaaatctgcttgaaaatatatggcaagacctgaaaacggctgtctagcgatgatcaacaaccaatttgacagagcttgaataattttgaaaataataatgggcaaatgctGCACAATCCAGATGTGGAATGCTCTTAGATATTTACCAAGAAAgacagctgtaatagctgccaaaggtgattctaacatgtactgactcagggggttgaatacttactgtatgtaatcaagatatacagtgggggaaaaaagtatttagtcagccaccaattgtgcaagttctcccacttaaaaagatgagagaggcctgtaatttgcatcataggtacacgtcaactatgacagacaaaatgagaaaaaaaaatcttgaaaatcacattgtaggatttttaatgaatttatttgcaaattatggtggaaaataagtatttggtcacctacaaacaagcaagatttctggctctcacagacctgtaagttcttctttaagaggctcctctgtcctccactcgttacctgtattaatggcacctgtttgaacttgttatcagtataaaagacacctgtccacaacctcaaacagtcacactccaaactccactatggccaagaccaaagagctgtcaaaggacaccagaaacaaaattgtagacctgcaccaggctgggaagactgaatctgcaacaggtaagcagcttggtttgaagaaatcaactgtgggagcaattattaggaaatggaagacatacaagaccactgataatctccctcgatctggggctccacgcaagatctcaccccgtggggtcaaaatgatcacaagaatggtgagcaaaaatcccagaaccacacggggggacctagtgaatgacctgcagagagctgggaccaaagtaacaaagcctaccatcagtaacacactacgccgccagggactcaaatcctgcagtgaaagacgtgtccccctgcttaagccagtacatgtccaggcccgtctgaagtttgcttgagtgcatttggatgatccagaagaggattgggagaatgtcatatggtcagatgaaaccaaaatataacgttttggtaaaaactctacttgtcgtgtttggaggacaaagaatgctgagttgcatccaaagaacaccatacctactgtgaatcatgggggtggaaacatcatgctttggggctgtttttctgcaaagggaccaggacgactgatccgtgtaaaggaaagaatgaatggggccatgtatcgtgagattttgagtgaaaacctccttccatcagcaagggcattgaagatgaaacgtggctgggtctttcagcatgacaatgatcccaaacacaccgcccgggcaacgaaggagtggcttcgtaagaagcatttcaaggtcctggagtggcctagccagtctccagatctcaaccccatagaaaatctttggagggagttgaaagtccgtgttgcccagcgacagccccaaaacatcactgatctagaggagatctgcatggaggaatgggccaaaataccagcaacagtgtgtgaaaccttgtgaagacttacagaaaacgtttgacctgtgtccttgccaacaaagggtatataacaaagtattgagaaacttttgttattgaccaaatatttattttccaccataatttgcaaataaattcatttaaaatcctacaatgtgaatttttctcattctgtctgtcatagttgacgtgtacctatgatgaaaattacaggcctctctcatctttttaagtggaagaacttgcacaattggtggctgactaaatactttttttccccactgtattagtgtattttttttttttttttttacaaatgttggaatttttcttccactttgacattacatagtattttgtgtagattgttgacaaacaatgacaattaaatacattttaatcccactttgtaacagaATAAAATTTGTAAATGTCAAGGGGTGTTAATGCTTTATTTTACCAATAGTTTTATTTGTACTTTTCAGTTAATTGAAGGAAAgacggctcattgtaatggctggaatggccatcacaaataACCCATCCACTGATTTAAAGTGACACCAGCCTCCGTCATGACTAACTTCAAATATTTATTTTGCGTGACAGAGTGATCTAGCCATTCATTAGGTGTCGACAGATACTCAATCTACATTATGAACTTGATTTTGATGCATGCTCATTCCAAATTGTATAGGTCATAATATAATGTTGAGTGTTAGTGTGTCAGTCTATCATGAAAATCAATGTTATCACTGATGACCCTGGCATAACCAAGACAATACAAAtgtttatttgtaattttttaaaatgttaaacTTTGCAATAAATATAATTGTAGTagtttacaattttttttgaaTTACCATCATATTTGCATTTTATTCAGAATATTGTCAAATGAAAGCAGAAAATAACTATTGTTACAAAAATCTAAGTATCATTGAATTGGACATCAAATTACATGCTTGTATAACAAATATTACTTCAATAGAATAAAAGTATCAATGGATTATCTCACAAAAATATCTCCCACACATTACAGAAAACTTACAAGAGTAATGTAAAgtaatttatattttttaaatatacataATCATATCAATTGTACATTGAGCAGAGGATCCAATGTAATTGTACATTTCATTTGAAATTCACACTATAATCATGTCTTAATAATTATTCATTATGTAGGCTTAACTCTCAACTCTTCCTGTGGTGATTATTGACAGGATACACCTCTGTAGAAGACAGGAAAGAAAAACAAAATGCAGGTTAACTATATGTTTGCCAATCATTGAGGAATTGGAGAAGACATTAAATGCTATTTTTACTCACTTATTCATCATCCAGATTGGCGAAGTTACTCTTCAGCTTTTCTTGCTCTTTCATATCTGTCAGTGTCTTGACTCTCTCGGGGTTGTGATCCCTCTGCGCTTTTTCAATCAGGAGTTCAAGGTATTTGGCTGCACTCATTGGGTTTGGTCTCAGAGCGATCTCATCCAGCTTTTGAACAATGCTGAGTATATTAAGAAACAAGATCAAGCTGGCAATGAGTTGCAGGTGAAGTTCTTTTATAAGGAGGATGAGGAACATCTTTGCAGTCAGCGATTGCCCTTCCAATTCTTCATACTTTCTCTTTAGGTCCAGGTAAGTTGATTCACCTTCTTCTGTTTTAAACACATAAATGAACTTCTCTTTACAATGATCCTTCCAGCTGCATTTCTTTATGCAGACGGTGCATCTGTCTTGCTGCATGCGTGTACACCCAAAATATTCTGTGCAAGGGTGATGGCAAGTTTCCCTGCAAGAATTACAATTTGTTGCCTTCTCGTCTACGGCACATTTCTCCTTTTCACTTCCATCTAAAAGAATGGAGAAGTTTCTGTTGGCTTCCATGTCCTCTTCATGTTGTTCTAATTGGTCtctgtgtcacggtttactaagccagaacccagaagcagaccaggacaaggtactttgagacaaaggtgagtgtttatttaattgactcccgagtgaggctgaataatccagggaacagagcgggtggcgtggatgggttgttgagggtgcagtggtaggtccagaaatggctcggcagccgccgaccatcaggcagaggttgggtgaaggttccgggtgagagatgttcatggctaacgatccggcaggaactggatgttaggccagagcctaagaagggtgatgatcaggaccaggtgtgcagattgctgatgggatgcaggtgcggaaaacaagagcgctcccggagcgttcccgaaccctcgggaaactggagattacgaacaggaacactagtcaccagacaggacccgactcagacagccgggatcgttacagtacccccctccggccgaacgccaccgggcggactcccggagcgccaggatggaggcggtagaagtcactgatgaggtccgcatctaggacctgtcgccgcgaatccaactcctctcttcagggccatacccctcccagtccacgagatactggaaaccccggccccgccgtctggaatccatgatgcgacgcaccgtgtaggcaggaccacctccgatcatccgaggaggaggaggaggaggcggaggaggcaacagaggactgaggaagacaggcttgaggcaggagacatgaaaggtgggatggactctgagcgtcctcggtagtttgagtcgaactgccactggattgatcaccttctccaccacaaacggaccaatgaacttcggtaacaacttcctagactcagtccgtaacggaagatcccgtgtggccaaccaaaccctatctccgatggtataggtgggagcggggatccggcgacgattcgcctggagctgataccggtccgaaactctaaggagtgcctttctggcccgatgccaggtccggtggcaacgacgaatatgggcctgaacagaaggcactgagagctccttctcctgagacgggaacaggggaggttggtagccatacaggcactggaagggagacatcccagtggcagatgtaggaagagtattgtgggcatactcaacccaaggcaactgagagacccaggaggtggggttggaagagaccagacagcgtagcgtggattccatcttctggttggctctctccgcctgaccattggattgggggtgaaaaccagatgtgagactgactgtagctccaatggccaaacagaaggacttccagacagcagaggtaaactgagggccacggtcggaaacgatatcactgggcaaaccgtggaccctgaaaacctcccctaaccaggatctcggacgtctccgaggcagagggaagcttggcaattggcacaaagtgggcgaacttgctgaatctgtccacgatagtcagaacgaccgtgttcccctcagaagcgggcaacccagtgacgaagtccagggccagatgcgaccatggtcgccggggaataggaagggggtgaagtagtccagagctgggccgattggtactcttattctgcgcacacactggacaggcagcaacaaaaccccgagtatcctcggccatggcaggccaccaaaaacgtctgcgaagaaacgccattgtccgagccacgccagggtgacaagccatcttgctggcgtgggaccatttgaggacagcaggacgaaccgactcaggcacaaacaaccgaccgggtggaccgttaccgggaccgggctgagtccgaagggccgccagcacctcctcctcaatcttccacataactgctcccacgacgcagttccggaggagaattgtctcggtcttggacccactctcctccatcttggagaacatccgggacaaggcgtccgccttgccgttcttagatccaggtcggaacgtcaggaaaaacttgaatcgtccgaaaaacaacgcccacctggcctgacgggagttgagacgtttagccgattgcacgtaagcaagattcttgtggtcagtccagacaagaa from Coregonus clupeaformis isolate EN_2021a chromosome 17, ASM2061545v1, whole genome shotgun sequence includes these protein-coding regions:
- the LOC121586916 gene encoding uncharacterized protein LOC121586916, producing MAEVPCVRNESGTPVYFKFNNVFAGLQMDEDDEEHNDEEDEEEEDENDDVCQSPWKMSMNNIAMFFESLNKMEAKSLVLTRQVLEKRKQLEMEIQTLTKQLQVAMQRVEALRKVRDQLEQHEEDMEANRNFSILLDGSEKEKCAVDEKATNCNSCRETCHHPCTEYFGCTRMQQDRCTVCIKKCSWKDHCKEKFIYVFKTEEGESTYLDLKRKYEELEGQSLTAKMFLILLIKELHLQLIASLILFLNILSIVQKLDEIALRPNPMSAAKYLELLIEKAQRDHNPERVKTLTDMKEQEKLKSNFANLDDE